One stretch of Pedobacter riviphilus DNA includes these proteins:
- a CDS encoding SPFH domain-containing protein → MYQEKIISPPSGYLTFALCITLLGASIFCFVSEIFLWGGILLAIDIFLIFPGFLIINPNQSMVLTLFGKYIGTVKADGFFWVNPLTTKRRLSLKANNLNGQQLKVNDKLGNPIEIAAVVVWKVNETAKAVFSVENYMQYVNIQSEAAVRHLANIFPYDHAEGEETSITLKDGAEKVSELLENELNERLSRAGIEVLEARISHLAYAPEIASAMLQRQQATAVIAARKLIVEGAVGMVEMALEKLSQKGIVDLDEERKAAMVSNLLVVLCGDRHVQPVVNTGTLYN, encoded by the coding sequence ATGTATCAAGAAAAAATTATCAGTCCGCCATCGGGCTATCTAACATTCGCACTATGCATAACATTGCTAGGCGCATCCATTTTCTGTTTTGTTTCAGAAATTTTTCTCTGGGGAGGGATTTTACTAGCCATAGATATATTTTTGATATTTCCGGGATTTTTAATCATCAACCCCAACCAATCGATGGTGCTCACCCTGTTCGGAAAATATATTGGCACAGTAAAAGCCGACGGTTTTTTTTGGGTAAATCCCTTAACTACTAAAAGGCGCTTATCATTAAAAGCGAACAACTTAAACGGACAGCAGTTAAAGGTTAACGATAAACTGGGTAACCCGATCGAAATTGCTGCCGTGGTGGTTTGGAAAGTAAACGAAACGGCTAAAGCTGTTTTCTCTGTAGAAAATTACATGCAATATGTAAATATCCAGAGCGAAGCGGCTGTAAGGCATTTAGCCAACATTTTTCCGTACGACCATGCTGAAGGTGAAGAAACCAGCATTACTTTAAAAGACGGCGCTGAAAAAGTAAGTGAACTTTTAGAAAACGAGCTGAATGAGCGTTTATCGCGCGCAGGTATCGAAGTTCTGGAGGCCAGAATTTCGCATTTGGCTTATGCGCCGGAAATTGCCAGCGCCATGTTACAGCGCCAACAGGCTACAGCGGTTATTGCCGCCCGTAAATTAATTGTTGAAGGTGCCGTGGGTATGGTAGAAATGGCATTAGAGAAATTATCGCAAAAAGGAATTGTTGACCTGGATGAAGAGCGTAAAGCAGCTATGGTAAGTAATTTGCTGGTGGTGCTTTGTGGCGACCGCCATGTACAACCTGTAGTAAACACCGGCACCTTATATAACTAA
- a CDS encoding HD family phosphohydrolase has translation MIFTVFIITLFLPKQPRFRYEFEKNAVWKNKDLISPFSFAILKTNPQVSADKKNALKDILPVYQFDRGITANALEEFANEFDVKWKSKQLNEKDKDIYKSAAYKLLQSIYQKGIIGLNVKHQAGGKNYDFSLLENNVAQEKNTQDVFTAESALKFFKDNFKAPNQVMGDLIANLAIDHITPNIVFDERLTQTIQDNTVNNISTTKGMVQKGELIVAKNDVIDEEIYQKLESYKATYDAQTKTIGSRALVYLGQVILVGFILAILMSFLFLFRKDIFADNRQLSLILIVTTGMLLALTWAIKMEIPSLYYIPFCVVPIIIRILFDTRLALYLHMLVILIAGFFVANSFEFVFYQVTAGMVAIFSIKNFVKRERFLVSALFILLAYLVSFVGIALLREGSFREIEWMNFIPFVFSVLLSLLAYPLIYLFERIFGITSDVALIELTNTNNKLLRELAFKAPGTFQHSLQVANLAEAAIFKIGGNSVLVRAGALYHDIGKVDNPQYFIENQNTAVSPHDKLPYEQSAQIIIQHVHKGIEILRKNQIPEAIIDFIRTHHGNTRVDYFYQSFLKNTPEKFVDENIFRYPGPIPFSKETGVLMLADSVEAASRSLKNPDAQSINDIVERIINYKLEQNQLDDCDLTLKDIETIKLIFKTMLMSIYHVRIDYQQIL, from the coding sequence ATGATATTTACCGTTTTCATTATTACGCTATTCCTGCCTAAACAACCCCGGTTTAGATATGAGTTTGAAAAAAATGCGGTATGGAAAAATAAGGACCTGATTTCACCTTTCAGTTTTGCTATTTTAAAAACCAATCCGCAGGTTAGCGCTGATAAAAAAAATGCCTTAAAAGATATTTTGCCGGTTTACCAATTCGATAGGGGCATTACTGCAAATGCGCTGGAAGAGTTTGCCAATGAATTTGATGTGAAATGGAAATCAAAACAACTTAACGAAAAGGATAAAGATATATACAAAAGTGCTGCCTATAAATTGTTGCAGAGTATCTACCAGAAAGGAATTATTGGCTTAAATGTGAAACACCAGGCAGGCGGGAAAAATTACGACTTTTCTTTGCTTGAAAATAATGTGGCTCAGGAGAAAAACACACAGGATGTTTTTACTGCAGAATCGGCCCTGAAGTTTTTCAAAGATAATTTTAAAGCACCAAATCAGGTAATGGGCGATCTGATTGCAAACCTCGCAATTGATCATATTACCCCAAATATTGTATTTGATGAGCGGCTGACGCAAACCATACAGGATAATACGGTTAACAATATCTCCACAACCAAGGGTATGGTACAAAAAGGAGAGCTAATTGTGGCCAAGAATGATGTTATTGATGAAGAAATTTATCAGAAATTAGAATCTTATAAGGCAACCTACGATGCACAAACCAAAACAATTGGTAGCAGGGCATTGGTTTATCTGGGGCAGGTTATATTGGTTGGCTTTATACTCGCTATTTTAATGTCGTTCCTTTTTCTTTTCCGGAAGGATATTTTTGCCGATAACCGTCAGCTTTCCTTGATCCTTATTGTAACCACAGGAATGCTACTTGCATTGACCTGGGCTATTAAGATGGAAATCCCGAGTTTGTATTATATACCTTTCTGTGTGGTGCCCATCATCATTAGGATTCTGTTTGATACGCGTTTGGCACTTTACCTCCATATGCTGGTCATTTTAATTGCCGGCTTCTTTGTGGCCAATAGTTTCGAATTTGTGTTTTATCAGGTTACCGCAGGGATGGTTGCCATATTCAGTATTAAAAATTTTGTTAAGCGCGAAAGATTCCTGGTTTCGGCCTTGTTTATTCTATTGGCTTATTTAGTTTCTTTTGTAGGCATTGCTCTACTGCGCGAAGGATCTTTCCGCGAAATAGAATGGATGAATTTTATTCCTTTTGTTTTTAGTGTACTTTTATCACTTTTAGCTTACCCCTTAATTTACCTGTTCGAACGTATTTTTGGTATCACTTCTGATGTGGCTTTAATTGAGCTGACCAATACCAACAATAAATTGCTAAGGGAACTTGCTTTTAAAGCGCCCGGAACCTTTCAGCACTCTTTACAGGTGGCAAACCTTGCCGAGGCTGCAATATTTAAAATTGGCGGTAATTCTGTGCTGGTTAGGGCAGGGGCTTTATATCATGATATCGGTAAAGTAGACAATCCACAGTATTTTATTGAAAACCAGAATACGGCTGTGAGCCCGCACGATAAATTACCTTATGAGCAAAGTGCGCAGATTATTATTCAGCATGTGCACAAAGGAATCGAGATTTTAAGAAAGAACCAGATTCCTGAAGCAATTATCGATTTTATCAGAACACATCATGGAAATACCCGGGTTGATTATTTTTATCAGTCTTTTTTGAAAAATACACCTGAAAAATTTGTCGACGAAAACATTTTTCGCTATCCCGGCCCCATACCTTTTAGCAAAGAAACAGGGGTGTTAATGCTCGCCGATTCTGTTGAAGCTGCCTCAAGAAGTCTGAAAAATCCCGATGCGCAGAGCATAAATGATATCGTTGAACGTATAATTAACTACAAATTGGAGCAAAATCAGTTAGACGACTGCGATTTAACGTTAAAAGATATTGAGACTATCAAATTGATATTCAAGACAATGCTGATGAGCATCTATCATGTGCGCATAGATTATCAACAAATTTTGTAA
- a CDS encoding AraC family transcriptional regulator encodes MIPAGSNDTYSFKMPSFDKELQITYISSLNKALQFIDENLDTSLSLEMISKVACFSPFHFHRIFKAITNETLNAYVNRKRIEKVASVLMHKPEASITELSLLFGFNSNSSLTRSFKKYYNISPSEFRKQKKGKFSKISKIESKNGQELVAFEEYICSIDNLKNWIEMNAKIEIREMANLELAYVTSIGEQGIATSYDTLVKWATPLGLLKNPETKMVTIYHDSFKITSPEKVRISACITLTEPIKPSGNIGRTSIEKGKFIVGSFVIGITEFEKSWNSLFVWMAENGYKKADRDPFEIYHNDYRVHPEKKCIVDYFIPIS; translated from the coding sequence ATGATCCCAGCGGGATCGAATGATACTTATTCCTTTAAAATGCCAAGTTTTGATAAAGAATTACAAATAACCTACATCAGCAGCCTTAATAAGGCGCTACAATTTATAGATGAAAATCTAGATACAAGTTTGTCTTTAGAAATGATTTCAAAAGTAGCTTGTTTTTCACCGTTTCATTTTCACAGGATATTCAAGGCTATTACAAATGAGACATTAAATGCTTACGTCAATAGAAAGAGAATTGAAAAAGTAGCTTCTGTTTTAATGCATAAGCCGGAAGCAAGCATTACTGAACTTTCACTTTTGTTCGGTTTTAACAGTAATTCTTCCCTTACAAGATCCTTTAAAAAATATTATAATATAAGTCCATCCGAATTCCGTAAACAAAAAAAAGGGAAATTTAGCAAGATCAGTAAAATTGAAAGCAAGAATGGACAAGAGTTGGTCGCTTTTGAGGAATACATTTGCAGCATTGATAATCTTAAAAATTGGATAGAAATGAATGCAAAAATTGAAATCAGGGAAATGGCTAATTTAGAATTGGCTTATGTAACAAGCATTGGAGAGCAGGGAATTGCTACATCTTATGACACTTTAGTTAAGTGGGCAACCCCATTAGGTTTACTGAAAAATCCTGAGACAAAAATGGTCACTATTTATCACGATAGTTTTAAAATCACAAGTCCAGAAAAAGTTAGAATAAGCGCTTGCATTACGCTAACGGAACCAATTAAACCATCAGGAAATATTGGGAGAACCTCCATCGAAAAAGGGAAATTTATTGTTGGAAGTTTTGTAATTGGGATTACGGAGTTTGAAAAATCCTGGAATAGCCTTTTTGTATGGATGGCCGAAAATGGATATAAAAAAGCTGATCGAGATCCTTTTGAGATCTATCATAATGATTATAGGGTACATCCAGAGAAAAAATGTATTGTAGATTATTTTATACCGATTTCGTGA
- a CDS encoding glycosyltransferase family A protein: protein MPMSKVLNSKYPCRPAKITPTQPERCSKHIVYPSGNYAARSKGIKRSGGKFIFMMDADDIVYSNRILTQMSAC, encoded by the coding sequence ATGCCGATGAGCAAAGTGCTCAATTCAAAATATCCCTGCAGGCCTGCAAAAATAACGCCAACACAACCTGAGCGATGCAGTAAACATATAGTGTATCCTTCCGGAAATTACGCGGCCAGAAGTAAAGGCATCAAAAGGTCCGGTGGAAAATTTATCTTTATGATGGATGCAGATGACATTGTTTACTCTAATAGGATTTTAACACAAATGAGTGCATGCTAA